The DNA window TTGGAAAGAAGATTTAAATCCCTATATTGATACTTTAAACAATAAAAGAGGGGAATATGCTAGAAGATTCATAAGTGAAGAAGAACTTATGCCTTGGGATGGAGCTTATGTAAAATCTAAAATAGCTCCAGCACTTAATACTACCGTAGATATGTCAAAGTATTATGACTATGTGAGAAATTTCTTCCTAAATTTTGGCATAGATATTGATAAATTCAATATTACCTATGACATTTTTTCAAGAAAAAATAAATCAGAATGGGGATACAATTTCCCTATAAAAAATGGAGTAGATTCAAGGATACTTGCCAATGTGAAAAACAAATATCATGAATACGGAGTACTTCTTCATGAAACAGGTCATGGAGTGCATTCATTTTTATTGGATCCAGAAGAAATCATTCTAAATGCTGGGGTCAGTGGAATAGTCACAGAAGGAATAGCAAATTTATTTGGTGGGTTTTTGTATGATGAATTGTTCTATAAGAATTTCTTTGATAGTTCAGTAAAAGAGCAATTTGAAGAAATGCAAGAATATGAGAAACTTGATTATCTAAGATTTGTAGGAGATATTTTCCTTGATCATGAATTGTATAAAAATGATATAAAATCTCTAGATGATATATATAATCTATATTTTAAATTAAATGGAGAATTGTTTGGAGATAAACCATATAATGAAGAACCACCTTTTGCATATAGAATTCACTATACAACACATCCAATATATATGCACAATTATTTCATGGGAGATGTAACCTGTGAAATGCTCAAAAAAGTATTTTATAAAAAATACAATGTAAATTCAGTTGCTGAAAAACCAAAAGAATTTGGGGATTTTCTCATAAATGAAGTGATAAGACCATCTGGATTATATAAATATGAAGAATTGTTTGAAAGAATAAGCGGAGATAAATTTTCACTTAAATGGTATTTAGAATAAAAAACGAATTAAAAATTAGACAAAGCAACCTAGAACATAAGTAGCCTATACTTAGTTCTAGGTTGTTTTTCATTTATACAAAGAAATATGTCTAAAAATCGCAAAAGAAAGATGTTGAAAAAATATTTATTTAATGTATAATTTAGATAAATACAGTAATAGCCATATTATACTTAGATATCCATATAAGAATTAAATAGGAGGGGATTCCATTGGGAAAAATAATTTATGCAAGTGGCTTTGTTAAAAATGTTTATAAATATAAATATGTGTAGAATGTAATTTTAGAGTTATCTACATCAAAAAAGAAAATTTTCATAAAAATTGCTAATATATGCATACATTTTAGGTTATTGACAATTTGATACTGAATATATACCTGAAATTAGCCATACAGGGTTTAGTTCTGATTTTGGTGTTAAAAAGTGGGTTATAAAAGTTGATTACGATGCAAAGTGTTATGAAGTTGGTGATTTAAAGAGTTTAGGTAACCATTATGTTTATGCATATTCAGATTATCAATACCACCCTGAAATCGGGATGGGAGATTATATGCTTTTGATGATTAGAATTCGTGAAAATGGAAGTGTAAGTAAGGAAATTACGAGCTTTAGTAGTGCTCATAGAGACAAAATCATAAGTCCTTCGACTTATATATATTTAGAAAAGGGATCAAGTCAATCACCTGTAATAAATGCTAAAAGTAATGAAGGGGTAGAAGTTATATTATGCTTTAATAATAGGGATTTTGGAATTGTTAATTCATTAGATATTTTAGAAGGTTATTTTTAATTGCCAATAAAACATCAAAATACAAGGAGGCGAAATTATGGGGAAAAGACATAAAGTGATACTTGTAAGTGTTTTAGTTATTACAGCAATTTTAGTATCTGCAATAGCTATAAGTACAAATACAGATACAAAAAATATGTCGGAGGAAGATATACTTGAAATAGCTAAAAAAGTCAGTGGGAAATACGAGCTTTTAAAGGATGATACTGTAATAGCAGTAGTTAATGGGCAAGAAGTATATAAGGGAGAACTTGAATATAGAAAGGCTTTATATGATGCAAACAATCAATTCAAAGGACCAGATGATTACAAAACACCTTTTGAAAAGATTGCTCTAGAAAAATACGAAAAGCATTATGCAGGAAAAAATAATATTAAGGTAACAGAAGAAGAGGTAGCAAAGGAGATAACTGAGGAAAAAGAAGAGTTATTTAAAGATGATGATTTTCTAGATTAATATATGGAAAATTTAGGATTGACACAAGAACAATATTGGAATGAATATAGACCAATTGAAATTGAAAGATATTTAACTCATTTAAAGGTTATAAATCATATATATGAAAATGATTTGGGAAAGGTAGGGCTAACGAAAGAAGAAGTGGATACAATGGAGAATGAAAATTATGTTATTGACAAAATAGAAGAATATCTAAAAAGTCAGATAGATATAGAATATATGGATAGTGAACTAGAAAAAATGCTAAAATGAATGTGATATAAATAATTGGCATAGATGCTAAACATACTTTTTAAAAATTAAAAGAGCTGAAAATAAATCTCATTTTCAACCCTTTAAAGGTTTAAATCAAAAAACTTCCGGTTCTTTGATTTTTGTCCCTTTTACATATCTATCTACAATATTTCTATCATCACCAATATATATAAATCTCTGCAATCTTTCTTCAAGAGTTAGATTTTCTATATTCCCTAAATTGGAATCATCTATAATCAATGCATCAAAATCATATCCAGGTTCAAAACTTCCTACTTTTCCAAAGAAACTTCCTCCACCTTTAGTACCAAGATAAAAAACTTCACTAGTATTTAAAGCTATATCTTCTCTATTAGTTTCAAGCCATTTTATTTTAGAAGCTTGAATAGCAGAAACCATGACTTTGGCTATACTAGTTTCATGACAACCAGATACATCAGTAGCTAATCCTACAGAAACATTTGTATTTAGAAATTTTCTCACAGGCATTATACCACTGGATAGGTTGTAGTTAGAATGTGGACAGTGGGCAGCATAAACATGGTTTTTAGCCATGAGTTCAATTTCTTCATCTGTAGTATATACACAATGAGCCATTACAGTTTTAGTTTGACCAAATAATTTGTATTTGCTATAAACATCTGCATAATTTAAAGATTCGGGATGTAATTCTTTTACCCAAGCTACTTCATGGGTGTTTTCACTTAAATGGGATTGGACAGGTATATTATATTTTAGTGCCAATTCTCCCAATCCTTCTAGTAGTTCAGGAGTACAACTAGGTACAAATCTTGGTGTAACAATAGGTTTCACTAAATCTGATTTGTCTTTATATTTTAAAATAAAATTTTCAGTTTCCCTTAAGGATTTTTCCGTATCTTCTAGTATATAGTCTGGAGCATTCCTATCCATATTTACTTTACCTATATAAGCTCCTATTTTAGCTTTGTCAAATAGATCAAAAAGTAGTTCTGTGCTTTCACTATGAATACTACTGAAGAATACAATTCTTGTAGTGCCAACTTTCCATATTTCATGAACTAATCTTTTATATATTTTTTCTGCATAGTGAATATCTTCATACTTTTTTTCTTCTGGGAAAGTATAAGTTTCAAGCCAAGGAAGAAGTTCTTTGTCTAATCCTAGACCTCTATTGGCAAATTGGGGAGCATGAAAATGTAAATCTACAAATCCTGGAACAATGAGCATTTGAGAACAATCGATAATTTGTTCTTTTGATAGTTTATCTTCCAAATTGTCATAGATTCCACTTACCTTTCCGTTTTCAACGACAATATAGGCATTGTTATGACACTTAAAAGCATCTTTTGTAGGGGTAAAGATTATATTGCCTTTAAAGATTTTAATATTATCATCCATAGTTATCTCTCCTCAGAATAAATTATATAATAAAGTTTCTTTTCATTCTATGGAATTGATATGAAAACCTTTGTAAAGTTTCTACAAAAAGATAAGCCAAGGATATCCTTGGCTTATGAACTAATTGTTTAAAACTTCCTTAAGTACTTCAACAAACTTTTTATTTTCTTCCATAGTCCCTATGGAAACTCTGATGAAAGTTCCTCCCATAGGTCTTATAATAACTCCTCTTTTCTGCATTTCCATAAAAACTTCATTTCCATTCTTTTTAACATCTACAAATATATGATTAGTTTCAGAAGGAGGGAAGAAAAGTCCCATTTTTTCAAATTCATCATATAAGTATTTTTTACCTTCTACATTTACATCAAAACATTTTTGAAGAAATTCTTTATCTTCTAATGCTGCAATAGCAGCTATTTGAGCTAGAGAGTTTACATTGAAAGGCCCTCTTACTTTATTTATGTTTTCAATTATTTCTTTATTGGCAATGGTGTAAGCAACTCTTATCCCAGCTAGGCCATAAGCCTTGGAAAAGGTTCTCATAGTCAATACATTTGGATACGTTTTCACAAATTTAATACTATCCATTGGATAATCTTTTCTTGTTACATATTCTCTATAGGCTTCATCATAAGCTACCACAACATTTTCTGGAACTTTGTCAAGGAAGTTTATGATGTCCTTTTCAGAAACCATAGTTCCTGTAGGATTGTTTGGATTGCACAACCAAATAAGTTTTGTCTTATCAGTTATAGCCTTTAGCATTCCATCTAAATCATAAGTATAATTTTTAAGAGGGACTATTTTAGGAATTCCACCCATCATTTTTGTAGTAGCTATATATCTTGGGAAGGTAATGTCTGCCATTATTATTTCGTCGCCTTTGTTTATAAATGTTTTAGCGATTAAATCAATCATTTCATCAGAGCCGCTACTTGGCAGTATTTCATCAGTACTAATATTATATTTTTTAGCTAATGCTTCTTTAAGCAAAGTCGCATTGCCATCAGGATAAATAGATAGATTTTCGCATGCAGCTTTTACAGCTTCTTTTGCTTTTTCTGAACAACCAAGAGGATTTTCATTTGATGCCAGTTTAATAACTTCCTTTAACCCATATTCTCTTTTTACGTCATCAATAGGTTTACCTGGTTTGTAAGGTGATAGTTCCTTAAGTTCCTCTCTATAAGATATATTCATAAAACCAGCTCCCTTCAAATATTAATATCCATCTTTTAGTATAACAGCACTATCATCTATAGGCAAGTTCAAAAAGCACTAGGATAATTATAGTATTCATGATATAATTTAAATTGGTACTAAATATTTATTTTTCCTGCATAAATTGGTTTCTTAGGGAAATATTAATTTTAAAATTGATTATAAGGTTTTAAAAGGAATTTTAAAATCTTTGTAGAATATTTAGAATTGATAAAAAATAATAGACTGGCTAAGGGGGAAAGATATAATGAAAGTATACCAAACAGATCAAATCAGGAATGTAGCTTTAATAGGACATGGAAGTAGTGGAAAGACAACATTGACAGAAGCAGTTTTGTTTGCTACAGGAGTGACAAAAAGGCAAGGAAGAGTTGAAGATGGAAATACAGTTTCAGATTTTGACAAAGAAGAAATGGCTAGAAAAGTATCTATTGGAGCTTCTGTAATCCCTACTGAGTGGGAAAACATAAAATACAATTTTTTAGATACACCCGGGTATTTTGACTTTGCAGGGGAAATGTACGGAGCATTGCGTGCAAGTGAAGCAGCAATTATATTGGTAGATGCTTCAGCGGGAGTAGAAGTAGGAACTGAAAAAGCTTGGCAATATACAGAAAAAAATAAAATTCCTAAAATGATATTTTTGAACAAAATGGATAAGGAAAACGTTAGTTTTGAAAAAGTATTAGCTCAATTGAAAGAAAATTTTGGAGATAAAATAGTACCTTTTACATTACCAATAGGTGAGGCAGAAAGTTTTAAAGGATTAGTCGATATAGTAGATGAGGTGGAAATTCCAGCAGAACTTGCAGATGAAGCTAGTTCAATAAAGGAAATGCTTACTGAAAAAGTAGCAGAAACAGATGAAGAATTGATGGAAAAGTATTTTGAAGGAGAAGCTTTTACAAAGGAAGAATTTGAAAAAGGATTAAAATTGGCATTTATGAATTGTGATCTTGTTCCATTGATAGTAGGTTGTGCTGAAAAGGCTATAGGTATTGAGGTATTATTAGACATGATTGGAAGATTTGTTCCTGCACCAAATGAAGTTGGAGCAAATGTTGGTTATAGGGGAGAAGAAAAAATAGAGAGAAAGGTTGATTCAAAAGAACCTTTTTCAGCCATTGTATTTAAGACTATTGTCGACCCATTTGTTGGAAAACTTTCTGTATTTAAAGTTCTATCTGGCAAAATGACAAAAGATCAAGAACTATACAATCCTAACAAAGATGATAGTGAAAAACTAGGAGGATTGTTTGTACTTCGAGGTAAAAATCAAATTGAAGTATCTGAAATTGTAGCCGGAGATATTGGTGCTACTTCAAAATTACAAATAACTCAAACTGGAGATACTCTTTGTGATAAGGGAAATATTATACAATTTGAAAAAATTGAGTATCCAGAACCATGCTTGTTTTTAGCAGTGGAACCAAAATCAAAAGGCGATGAAGATAAAATTGGTTCATCCTTGCAGAGACTTACAGAGGAAGACCCTACTTTTGTAGTTGAAAGAAATAGTGAAACTAAGCAGCAATTAATTGGAGGTCAAGGAAACATGCAACTTGCTGTTATTGTGAATAAACTTAAGAATACTTTTGGAGTAGATGTAAACTTGACAGATCCAAAGATTGCTTATAGAGAGACTATCAAAGGAACTGCTAGTGTTCAAGGTAAACACAAGAAACAATCAGGTGGTGCAGGTCAGTATGGAGATGTTCACATGAGATTTGAGCCATGTGAAGAAGAATTTATATTTGACGAAGAAATATTTGGTGGTTCTGTACCAAAACAATATATACCAGCAGTTGAAAAAGGCATTAGAGAGTGTTTAGATCATGGTGTATTGGCAGGATATCCTGTAGTTAATATAAAAGCTGTGTTGTTTGATGGTTCATATCATCCAGTAGATTCAAATGAAATGGCGTTTAAGATAGCTGCATCTCTTGCGTTTAAGAAGGGGATTGAGGCAGCAAAACCTGTTCTTTTAGAACCAATCATGAAAGTAGAAATACTTATACCAGAAGAGTATATGGGTGATATAATGGGGGATATGAACAAACGTAGAGGAAGGATACTTGGAATGGAACAACAAGAAGATGGTTCACAACTTGTTATGGCTGAAGCTCCTATGGCAGAAATGTTCAAGTATGCAATTGACCTTAGAAGTATGACTCAAGCTAGAGGAAGTTTCAGAATGGAATTTGCAAGATATGAAGAAGTCCCATCAAATATAAGTGAGAAAATAATAGAAGAAGCAAAAGCTGAAAAAGAATAAAAATAGTTGAAAATAAGAAGAAAAGTTTATTGAGAAAAATAGAGAAATAGTAAGGTATCAAGAGAATATATGAAGAAACATCATGTATTT is part of the Sporanaerobacter acetigenes DSM 13106 genome and encodes:
- a CDS encoding M3 family metallopeptidase, coding for MERLLDMAKKLDEMETNISKLTWVQYTAGYDFGIEEAYKKMNEFLEDKKNYELVLEYKGKDLNPEDKRRVEIVYNMIKPYHLSKELNDLNLEIQKKTNELSMILNTFRFKIDGKEVSSVEIAQILSNEEDRDLRKKAYFARNQINKPLADGGFIDLINLRKEYAKAYGDKNFVEHKLKMNELSPSIFDNWKEDLNPYIDTLNNKRGEYARRFISEEELMPWDGAYVKSKIAPALNTTVDMSKYYDYVRNFFLNFGIDIDKFNITYDIFSRKNKSEWGYNFPIKNGVDSRILANVKNKYHEYGVLLHETGHGVHSFLLDPEEIILNAGVSGIVTEGIANLFGGFLYDELFYKNFFDSSVKEQFEEMQEYEKLDYLRFVGDIFLDHELYKNDIKSLDDIYNLYFKLNGELFGDKPYNEEPPFAYRIHYTTHPIYMHNYFMGDVTCEMLKKVFYKKYNVNSVAEKPKEFGDFLINEVIRPSGLYKYEELFERISGDKFSLKWYLE
- the guaD gene encoding guanine deaminase, translated to MDDNIKIFKGNIIFTPTKDAFKCHNNAYIVVENGKVSGIYDNLEDKLSKEQIIDCSQMLIVPGFVDLHFHAPQFANRGLGLDKELLPWLETYTFPEEKKYEDIHYAEKIYKRLVHEIWKVGTTRIVFFSSIHSESTELLFDLFDKAKIGAYIGKVNMDRNAPDYILEDTEKSLRETENFILKYKDKSDLVKPIVTPRFVPSCTPELLEGLGELALKYNIPVQSHLSENTHEVAWVKELHPESLNYADVYSKYKLFGQTKTVMAHCVYTTDEEIELMAKNHVYAAHCPHSNYNLSSGIMPVRKFLNTNVSVGLATDVSGCHETSIAKVMVSAIQASKIKWLETNREDIALNTSEVFYLGTKGGGSFFGKVGSFEPGYDFDALIIDDSNLGNIENLTLEERLQRFIYIGDDRNIVDRYVKGTKIKEPEVF
- the hisC gene encoding histidinol-phosphate transaminase produces the protein MNISYREELKELSPYKPGKPIDDVKREYGLKEVIKLASNENPLGCSEKAKEAVKAACENLSIYPDGNATLLKEALAKKYNISTDEILPSSGSDEMIDLIAKTFINKGDEIIMADITFPRYIATTKMMGGIPKIVPLKNYTYDLDGMLKAITDKTKLIWLCNPNNPTGTMVSEKDIINFLDKVPENVVVAYDEAYREYVTRKDYPMDSIKFVKTYPNVLTMRTFSKAYGLAGIRVAYTIANKEIIENINKVRGPFNVNSLAQIAAIAALEDKEFLQKCFDVNVEGKKYLYDEFEKMGLFFPPSETNHIFVDVKKNGNEVFMEMQKRGVIIRPMGGTFIRVSIGTMEENKKFVEVLKEVLNN
- the fusA gene encoding elongation factor G, with translation MKVYQTDQIRNVALIGHGSSGKTTLTEAVLFATGVTKRQGRVEDGNTVSDFDKEEMARKVSIGASVIPTEWENIKYNFLDTPGYFDFAGEMYGALRASEAAIILVDASAGVEVGTEKAWQYTEKNKIPKMIFLNKMDKENVSFEKVLAQLKENFGDKIVPFTLPIGEAESFKGLVDIVDEVEIPAELADEASSIKEMLTEKVAETDEELMEKYFEGEAFTKEEFEKGLKLAFMNCDLVPLIVGCAEKAIGIEVLLDMIGRFVPAPNEVGANVGYRGEEKIERKVDSKEPFSAIVFKTIVDPFVGKLSVFKVLSGKMTKDQELYNPNKDDSEKLGGLFVLRGKNQIEVSEIVAGDIGATSKLQITQTGDTLCDKGNIIQFEKIEYPEPCLFLAVEPKSKGDEDKIGSSLQRLTEEDPTFVVERNSETKQQLIGGQGNMQLAVIVNKLKNTFGVDVNLTDPKIAYRETIKGTASVQGKHKKQSGGAGQYGDVHMRFEPCEEEFIFDEEIFGGSVPKQYIPAVEKGIRECLDHGVLAGYPVVNIKAVLFDGSYHPVDSNEMAFKIAASLAFKKGIEAAKPVLLEPIMKVEILIPEEYMGDIMGDMNKRRGRILGMEQQEDGSQLVMAEAPMAEMFKYAIDLRSMTQARGSFRMEFARYEEVPSNISEKIIEEAKAEKE